One genomic segment of Pedobacter endophyticus includes these proteins:
- a CDS encoding YgaP family membrane protein, producing the protein MINEEINSTLSTVKEAWKYPELFQNISKSERWLSGAAGSYLLFKGITGIFSHPIIGLTGAAIGAGLLYRGITGYCPMTDLAEQRQEALGADELIVTETLITDDLG; encoded by the coding sequence ATGATAAACGAAGAAATAAACAGCACGCTCAGCACGGTAAAAGAAGCCTGGAAATACCCTGAACTGTTTCAAAACATATCAAAATCCGAGCGCTGGTTATCTGGCGCAGCAGGTTCTTATCTGCTTTTTAAAGGAATAACCGGAATTTTCTCTCACCCAATAATCGGTTTGACAGGCGCAGCAATTGGAGCCGGCCTATTGTACAGGGGAATTACAGGCTACTGTCCAATGACAGATTTGGCAGAACAAAGACAAGAGGCACTCGGTGCAGATGAATTGATAGTTACAGAAACGTTAATTACCGACGATTTGGGGTAA
- a CDS encoding efflux transporter outer membrane subunit translates to MKFRYKHSILIGFAMLSLSACVTQKYTRPQVNSDGLYRDNNTTDTTTIADLPWKQLFADTTLQSLIQQGINQNLDLKQAIERIKIAEATLRQSRAAFLPSLQADVSVTDAKQSASALNFPAGININLETQTYRAAVSTAWEADIWGKLSSAKRAAFASLLQSDAARRAVQTQLIATIANSYYTLLALDKQLAITEQTVRIRTQDVETMRALKEGAIVNGAAVVQSEANLYAAQVTLPDLKRSIKEAENALSVVLAVAPGAINRTSLDQQVAYSNLQTGVSAQLLQNRPDVIAAELGFRSAFENTNVAKTYFYPALTLTATGGLTSLQLSNFFDNSIFYNLVGGLTQPIFAKGANKARLRTAEANQQIAFYNFQQTLLTGGQEVSNALYAYQTAAEKEATRAKQIESLTKAVDFTKELLRYSSSTNYTDVLTSEQSLLTAQLNGINDKLQKLQSVVELYRALGGGWK, encoded by the coding sequence ATGAAATTCAGATATAAGCATTCTATTTTAATCGGTTTTGCCATGCTTAGCCTAAGCGCCTGCGTAACTCAAAAATATACGCGGCCACAGGTAAACAGCGATGGTTTATACCGCGATAATAATACCACAGATACCACCACGATAGCCGATTTGCCGTGGAAGCAACTGTTTGCAGATACCACATTGCAATCGCTCATTCAGCAAGGGATAAATCAAAACTTAGATCTTAAGCAAGCTATTGAGCGCATCAAGATTGCCGAGGCAACATTGCGCCAGAGCCGTGCGGCGTTTTTGCCCAGCTTACAGGCCGATGTTTCGGTTACAGATGCAAAGCAATCTGCATCGGCATTAAACTTTCCGGCCGGGATTAACATCAATCTCGAAACCCAAACCTATAGAGCGGCTGTGAGCACTGCTTGGGAAGCTGATATTTGGGGCAAGTTAAGCAGTGCCAAACGGGCTGCCTTTGCAAGCTTGTTACAAAGCGATGCGGCAAGGCGTGCTGTTCAAACACAGTTAATTGCAACAATTGCCAACAGCTATTATACGTTATTGGCCTTAGATAAGCAGCTGGCCATCACCGAGCAAACGGTAAGAATCAGAACACAGGATGTTGAAACCATGCGGGCGCTGAAAGAAGGCGCAATTGTTAATGGCGCTGCGGTTGTACAAAGTGAGGCCAATTTGTATGCGGCCCAGGTAACCCTGCCCGATTTAAAAAGAAGCATTAAGGAAGCCGAAAATGCATTAAGCGTTGTTTTGGCTGTAGCTCCGGGTGCTATTAATCGCACTTCGTTAGATCAGCAAGTGGCCTATTCAAACTTACAAACGGGTGTTTCGGCGCAGCTTTTACAAAACCGTCCCGATGTTATTGCCGCAGAACTTGGCTTCCGGTCGGCTTTTGAGAATACGAATGTTGCGAAAACTTACTTTTATCCGGCTTTAACATTAACAGCAACAGGCGGTTTAACCAGTTTGCAACTGAGTAATTTTTTCGATAACTCGATCTTTTATAATCTCGTTGGAGGCTTAACGCAGCCTATATTTGCAAAAGGCGCAAATAAGGCCCGCTTACGGACAGCCGAGGCAAACCAACAAATTGCGTTTTATAACTTTCAGCAAACCTTGCTAACAGGTGGCCAGGAGGTTTCTAACGCATTGTATGCGTACCAAACCGCGGCAGAAAAAGAAGCAACAAGGGCAAAGCAAATCGAATCGTTAACCAAAGCGGTAGATTTTACTAAAGAATTGTTGCGTTATAGTTCGTCTACCAATTATACCGATGTTTTAACCTCAGAGCAGAGTTTGCTCACCGCCCAGTTAAATGGCATAAACGATAAGCTCCAAAAACTGCAATCAGTTGTTGAGCTCTATCGCGCATTAGGCGGTGGCTGGAAATAA
- a CDS encoding DEAD/DEAH box helicase, translated as MLRVDSSKPCKIVYSLCKHEYLGYLVEPHVVQLNPNGDFSFTYQRIFTHTADEFKACLTELDSKLIKILDGIEQDALIKRYYKKLIRPTEFFTKVFDDKFYESVRPKIEKKLAEALELLKVKNELYVMDKDGWPVERKIELATEPASILFHFRRNETETRYFPTIKYQNLRIEFMFKEAQIISNKPAWLLLNDVLYFFDQDIEGKKLQPFLNKRYIAIPKATEATYFERFVAPLIEKHHVYAEGFEIRTEQFEAIPVLKVLFVDGGLSQIQLYFKYGEYSFPLENANKVTVRLEKTGDDYVFHRIRRSADWEKKQLSFLLSLGLRKTSSLFSNLEVAEENENPSYAAINWVNEHIEILTASGFEVEQATGQKRFVFGASKIDLEVKEGNDWFDINAVVWFGKYQIPFLSLKQHILHKRREFLLPDGEVAIIPEKWFTQYGSLFSLAEPGKTLQLKKHHIGLINDLAEDSLANITLERKLQRLSDFEDIADTQMPVNFNGSLRDYQKAGYNWFSFLREYNFGGCLADDMGLGKTIQTLAMLQKVKEDDALIVAQSTSLIIMPTSLIYNWLTEAKKFTPKLKILAHTGTNRNKDVANFANYDIVITTYGVTRVDVDELKNFYFNYIILDESQNIKNPSSKSFKAVRSLKSRHKLILSGTPVENSVGDLWSQLTFLNPGLLGTQAFFNDEYVQAIEKKKDEEKARKLQSIIKPFVLRRTKEQVAAELPPKTEQVIYCDMSEDQAAYYEKTKSAYRNDLLQSMEDGTFAQKQVQLLQGLTALRQLANHPFMIDGEYLSDSGKFENVIHTLDNVLKGGHKVLVFSQFVKHLDIFKKYFEAEHIPFAYLDGATRNRGEIVADFQQNEDLKVFLISIKAGGVGLNLTQADYVFVLDPWWNPAVEQQAIDRTHRIGQDKKVFIYKFIAKDTVEEKILALQNRKKSLASSLITTEESFFKSLSKDDIRDILN; from the coding sequence ATGTTACGCGTAGATAGCTCTAAACCCTGCAAAATCGTTTACTCCTTGTGCAAGCATGAGTATTTGGGCTATTTGGTTGAGCCACATGTTGTTCAACTTAATCCAAATGGCGATTTTTCTTTTACTTACCAACGAATTTTTACCCACACAGCCGACGAATTTAAGGCTTGTTTAACCGAATTAGACTCTAAACTGATTAAAATCTTAGACGGTATTGAACAAGACGCACTGATAAAAAGATACTATAAAAAGCTAATCAGGCCAACAGAATTCTTTACCAAGGTTTTTGACGATAAGTTTTATGAAAGCGTTCGTCCGAAGATTGAGAAGAAACTTGCAGAAGCGCTCGAGCTGCTTAAGGTGAAAAATGAACTGTATGTGATGGACAAAGACGGTTGGCCTGTTGAACGCAAAATTGAGCTAGCTACCGAACCGGCGTCCATCTTGTTCCATTTTCGCCGAAACGAGACCGAAACGCGGTATTTTCCCACAATAAAATATCAAAACCTGCGCATCGAGTTCATGTTTAAAGAAGCGCAGATTATCAGCAATAAACCCGCGTGGCTTTTACTGAATGATGTGCTGTATTTCTTCGATCAGGATATTGAAGGCAAAAAGCTTCAGCCTTTTTTAAACAAGCGCTATATTGCCATTCCAAAGGCAACCGAGGCCACTTATTTTGAAAGGTTTGTGGCACCGCTGATTGAAAAGCACCACGTTTATGCCGAAGGCTTCGAAATCCGCACCGAGCAATTTGAAGCGATTCCCGTTTTAAAGGTATTGTTTGTAGATGGTGGACTGTCGCAAATTCAGCTGTATTTCAAATATGGCGAGTATTCTTTTCCGTTGGAGAATGCAAACAAGGTAACCGTTCGTTTAGAAAAAACAGGCGATGATTATGTTTTCCATCGAATCAGGCGATCTGCAGATTGGGAGAAGAAGCAGTTGAGCTTTCTACTTTCATTGGGATTGAGGAAAACGAGTTCGCTGTTCAGCAATCTTGAAGTAGCCGAAGAAAACGAAAATCCAAGTTATGCAGCCATCAACTGGGTTAACGAACATATCGAGATTTTAACCGCCTCGGGCTTTGAAGTTGAGCAGGCCACGGGACAAAAGCGTTTCGTTTTTGGAGCTAGTAAAATAGATTTAGAAGTAAAAGAAGGAAACGATTGGTTCGATATCAATGCCGTAGTGTGGTTTGGCAAATATCAGATTCCTTTTCTTTCGCTTAAACAACATATTCTCCATAAAAGAAGAGAATTTTTGCTTCCCGATGGGGAAGTAGCCATCATTCCCGAAAAATGGTTTACCCAATATGGAAGTCTATTCAGCCTTGCCGAGCCGGGCAAAACGCTTCAACTCAAAAAGCATCACATTGGCCTGATTAACGATTTGGCGGAAGACAGTTTGGCAAACATTACGCTTGAACGAAAGCTGCAACGACTTTCTGATTTTGAAGATATTGCAGATACCCAAATGCCTGTAAACTTTAACGGAAGCTTACGCGATTATCAAAAAGCAGGCTATAACTGGTTCAGTTTCCTTCGCGAATATAATTTTGGGGGTTGCCTGGCCGACGATATGGGATTAGGTAAAACCATTCAAACTTTGGCCATGCTGCAAAAGGTGAAGGAAGATGATGCGCTGATCGTTGCGCAAAGTACCTCGTTGATTATTATGCCTACATCGCTCATTTACAACTGGCTAACCGAGGCGAAGAAGTTTACCCCAAAACTCAAAATACTGGCCCATACAGGCACGAACAGGAATAAAGATGTGGCCAATTTCGCAAACTACGACATTGTAATAACCACTTACGGGGTTACGCGGGTTGATGTTGACGAACTGAAAAACTTTTATTTCAATTACATCATTTTGGATGAAAGCCAGAACATTAAAAACCCATCTTCAAAATCGTTTAAAGCTGTAAGAAGTTTAAAATCGCGTCATAAGCTGATATTGAGCGGTACGCCTGTAGAAAATTCTGTGGGCGATTTATGGTCGCAGCTTACCTTTCTAAACCCGGGATTGTTGGGTACACAGGCTTTTTTTAATGATGAATATGTGCAAGCCATCGAAAAAAAGAAAGACGAAGAAAAAGCTCGTAAGCTGCAATCGATAATTAAACCCTTTGTTTTACGGAGAACCAAAGAACAGGTTGCAGCCGAACTGCCGCCAAAAACCGAGCAGGTAATTTACTGTGATATGAGCGAGGATCAGGCGGCTTATTACGAAAAAACAAAGTCCGCATACCGAAACGACTTGCTGCAGAGCATGGAAGATGGTACGTTTGCCCAAAAGCAAGTTCAGCTTTTACAAGGTTTAACCGCCCTGAGGCAGCTTGCAAACCATCCGTTTATGATCGACGGCGAGTATCTTTCAGATTCTGGAAAGTTCGAAAACGTAATCCATACGTTAGATAACGTATTGAAGGGCGGGCACAAGGTTTTGGTTTTCTCTCAGTTTGTAAAACACCTCGATATTTTTAAGAAATACTTCGAGGCCGAGCATATTCCTTTTGCGTACCTAGATGGTGCAACACGTAATAGAGGTGAGATTGTTGCAGATTTTCAACAAAATGAAGACCTGAAAGTCTTTTTAATATCGATAAAAGCCGGCGGCGTAGGCTTGAACTTAACGCAGGCCGATTATGTTTTCGTTTTAGACCCATGGTGGAACCCCGCAGTTGAGCAGCAAGCGATTGATAGAACGCATCGAATCGGGCAGGATAAAAAGGTGTTTATCTATAAATTTATCGCGAAAGATACCGTTGAAGAAAAAATATTGGCGTTGCAAAACAGGAAAAAATCACTGGCGAGTTCGTTAATTACCACAGAAGAGAGCTTTTTTAAATCGTTAAGTAAGGATGATATTCGTGATATATTGAATTAG
- a CDS encoding TMEM175 family protein has product MNKGRLEAFSDGVIAIIITIMVLEIKVPEGESLQTLKPLIPKFISYVLSFVYVGIYWNNHHHLMHAVKKVSGPMLWANLNLLFWLSLFPVTAGWMGENHFAFWPVAAYGLVLFLAAIAYLILVIVIKRSEGAHSLVVEAIGNDAKGKLSLIFYALGIGLSFVNPWLGCSMYIIVAAIWFIPDKRIERAIRQSLDAKD; this is encoded by the coding sequence ATGAACAAAGGCAGGCTAGAAGCATTTAGTGATGGCGTAATTGCAATCATTATTACCATTATGGTGTTAGAAATCAAGGTTCCTGAAGGTGAAAGTCTGCAAACGCTAAAACCACTCATTCCGAAATTTATCAGCTATGTATTAAGCTTCGTTTACGTAGGAATTTATTGGAATAATCACCACCATTTAATGCATGCCGTAAAAAAAGTAAGCGGACCAATGTTATGGGCCAACCTGAACCTGCTTTTTTGGCTATCGCTCTTTCCCGTAACCGCTGGTTGGATGGGCGAAAACCATTTCGCTTTCTGGCCAGTTGCGGCCTACGGTTTGGTGTTATTTTTAGCTGCAATAGCGTATCTCATATTGGTAATCGTAATAAAGAGGAGCGAGGGCGCTCATTCTCTTGTTGTAGAGGCAATTGGCAACGATGCCAAAGGGAAACTTTCGTTGATTTTTTATGCTTTAGGAATTGGCCTCAGCTTTGTAAACCCATGGCTCGGCTGCTCAATGTACATTATTGTTGCTGCTATCTGGTTTATCCCCGATAAAAGAATTGAGCGAGCCATTCGCCAGTCGTTAGACGCCAAGGATTAA
- a CDS encoding efflux RND transporter permease subunit — protein MFKKFIERPVLSTVISIIIVILGVLGLATLPVSQYPEIAPPTVQVSTSYQGANADVVMNSVIVPLEEQINGVEDMTYMTSTASNDGSATITVNFKLGTNPDLAAVNVQNRVARATSLLPAEVTKSGVITAKRQASNVLIFALYSDDPSYDQKFLQNYANINIIPQIKRINGVGDASAFGTLDYTMRIWLKPDVMATYGLVPNDVSTALADQNIEAAPGQLGEQGDQAFQYTLKYTGRLKDEAQFGNMIIKADANGQILRLKDIARIELGAQSYASSVKFNGKQALGIAINQTAGSNAKEVIENSIKTLDEAQKSFPKGVHYSTLVNVNDFLDASIEKVIHTLIEAFILVFLVVFIFLQDFRSTLIPAISVPVAIIGTFFFLSLFGFTINLLTLFALVLAIGIVVDDAIVVVEAVHAKLDEGYTDARKATVDAMEDISGAIISITLVMAAVFIPVSFIQGSSGVFYKQFGLTLAISIILSAINALTLSPALCAIFLKPHGDDHDKKKNFLQRFYTAFNTSFDAVTQKYKKSVSFLSHKKWIVGVGIAFFTVVLIWTMNTTPKGFVPNEDLGTIMSDISLPAGTSQEETNVIIAQIEKLAHDIPEIEFTLRVVGRSMISGSGSSYGMVISRLKPWNERDRDVKAIIGELFAKTASIKGAKIIFFAPPTIQGFGTSGGFEFQLQDKTGGDIKKFNEIGNGFLAALSKRPEIQYASTSFNPNFPQYQIDVNVAKVKQAGLTVADVLGVMQGYYGGVYASNFNKFGKQFRVMYQADAQYRANEQTLTRIFVRNNQGQMAPVSEFITLTKVYGPQAISRFNLFTSIAVTGNPNPGYSSGDALKAVQEVAAQSLPAGYGYEFSGLSREEISGGSQTIFIFLLCVVFVYFLLAAQYESYILPLAVLISLPIGLAGVFVFDKIFGVDNNIYTQITLIMLVGLLAKNAILIVEYAVDRRRKGMSIINAAIDGATARLRPILMTSFAFILGLLPLMLSTGVGASGNKSIGTGAVGGMLIGTIFGVFVIPALFIIFQGLQERISNKSPFEAGIEREQTPEEYELAAAKSKH, from the coding sequence ATGTTTAAGAAATTTATAGAAAGGCCGGTTTTATCAACGGTTATATCCATTATCATCGTAATTCTCGGTGTTTTAGGTTTAGCTACGTTGCCGGTTTCGCAATATCCGGAAATTGCTCCGCCAACGGTGCAGGTTTCTACCTCGTACCAGGGCGCAAATGCCGATGTGGTGATGAATAGCGTTATTGTTCCGCTCGAAGAACAAATAAACGGTGTGGAAGACATGACTTACATGACCTCTACAGCGAGTAACGACGGTAGTGCCACCATTACCGTAAACTTTAAACTGGGTACAAACCCCGATTTGGCTGCGGTAAACGTACAAAACAGGGTAGCTCGGGCAACTAGTCTATTACCCGCCGAGGTAACAAAATCGGGTGTGATTACCGCTAAGAGACAGGCCAGTAACGTATTGATTTTCGCTTTGTACAGCGACGATCCATCATACGATCAGAAGTTTTTGCAAAACTATGCCAACATCAACATCATTCCGCAAATTAAGCGTATTAACGGTGTGGGTGATGCCAGTGCTTTCGGAACATTGGATTATACCATGCGGATTTGGTTAAAGCCGGATGTAATGGCTACTTATGGTTTGGTGCCAAACGATGTAAGTACCGCATTGGCCGATCAAAATATTGAGGCTGCCCCGGGCCAGCTGGGCGAACAGGGCGATCAAGCCTTTCAATATACGCTGAAATATACCGGGCGATTGAAAGATGAGGCCCAGTTTGGCAATATGATCATCAAAGCGGATGCAAATGGACAAATTCTCCGTTTAAAAGATATTGCAAGGATAGAGTTAGGTGCGCAAAGCTACGCCAGTTCGGTGAAGTTTAACGGCAAACAAGCTTTAGGTATTGCCATTAACCAAACTGCCGGATCGAACGCCAAGGAGGTAATCGAAAACTCAATCAAGACTTTGGATGAAGCACAAAAATCGTTTCCGAAAGGCGTGCATTATTCTACTTTGGTTAACGTAAACGATTTCCTCGATGCATCAATCGAAAAAGTAATTCACACCTTGATCGAAGCGTTTATCCTCGTGTTTTTGGTGGTGTTTATCTTCTTGCAAGATTTCCGCTCAACATTAATCCCCGCGATAAGTGTTCCGGTGGCCATTATCGGAACGTTCTTTTTCTTGAGCCTGTTCGGTTTTACCATCAACTTATTAACACTGTTTGCCCTCGTGCTCGCCATTGGTATCGTGGTAGATGATGCCATTGTTGTCGTCGAGGCCGTCCACGCCAAGCTAGATGAAGGCTACACAGATGCCAGAAAAGCAACGGTTGATGCCATGGAAGACATTAGCGGTGCTATTATTTCAATTACTTTGGTAATGGCAGCCGTATTTATTCCGGTAAGTTTCATTCAAGGTTCATCAGGTGTATTTTATAAGCAGTTTGGTTTAACGCTGGCCATTTCCATTATCTTATCGGCAATTAATGCGTTAACACTGAGCCCTGCTTTATGTGCAATATTCTTAAAACCACACGGCGATGACCACGACAAAAAGAAGAACTTTTTACAACGTTTTTATACTGCATTTAACACGTCTTTCGATGCTGTAACACAAAAATATAAGAAATCGGTCAGCTTTTTATCTCACAAAAAATGGATAGTTGGTGTAGGCATTGCCTTTTTCACTGTTGTTTTGATCTGGACAATGAACACCACGCCAAAAGGTTTCGTGCCAAATGAAGATTTGGGTACCATCATGTCTGATATTTCCTTACCTGCCGGAACATCGCAAGAAGAAACAAATGTGATTATTGCACAGATCGAAAAGCTTGCACACGATATTCCTGAAATTGAATTTACCTTACGCGTTGTTGGCCGAAGTATGATTAGTGGTTCCGGAAGCTCGTACGGGATGGTAATTTCGCGTTTAAAACCATGGAACGAACGCGATCGCGACGTAAAGGCTATTATCGGCGAGTTGTTTGCCAAAACGGCCAGCATTAAGGGCGCAAAAATTATCTTCTTTGCACCACCAACCATTCAGGGTTTCGGAACAAGTGGCGGTTTTGAGTTTCAGTTACAGGACAAAACCGGTGGCGATATCAAAAAATTCAACGAAATTGGTAACGGCTTTTTGGCTGCTTTGAGTAAACGCCCCGAAATACAATATGCATCCACTTCATTTAACCCTAACTTCCCACAATATCAAATTGATGTTAACGTGGCCAAGGTAAAGCAGGCCGGTTTAACCGTTGCTGATGTTTTAGGTGTAATGCAGGGTTATTATGGCGGTGTGTATGCTTCGAACTTTAACAAATTTGGTAAGCAGTTCAGGGTAATGTATCAGGCCGATGCCCAATACCGAGCAAACGAGCAGACATTAACACGCATTTTTGTTCGCAACAACCAGGGGCAAATGGCGCCGGTTTCTGAGTTCATTACTTTAACCAAGGTGTACGGTCCACAAGCCATTTCGCGTTTCAACCTGTTTACATCCATAGCTGTAACCGGAAACCCAAATCCTGGCTATAGCTCAGGCGATGCCTTAAAGGCGGTGCAGGAAGTTGCTGCACAAAGTTTACCTGCGGGCTATGGTTACGAATTTTCGGGCCTCTCTCGTGAGGAGATCAGCGGCGGCAGCCAAACCATTTTTATCTTTTTGCTTTGCGTTGTTTTCGTGTATTTCTTACTCGCAGCACAATACGAAAGCTACATTTTACCTTTAGCCGTATTAATTTCTTTGCCTATCGGTTTAGCAGGCGTATTTGTTTTTGATAAGATATTTGGAGTTGATAACAACATTTATACCCAAATAACGCTGATTATGTTGGTGGGCTTGCTGGCCAAAAATGCCATTTTGATTGTGGAGTACGCGGTAGACAGGCGACGAAAGGGAATGAGCATTATTAACGCGGCAATTGATGGAGCAACGGCCCGTTTACGCCCAATTTTAATGACATCTTTCGCATTTATTTTAGGATTATTACCGCTGATGTTATCAACAGGTGTCGGGGCATCGGGTAATAAATCAATTGGTACCGGTGCTGTTGGCGGTATGTTAATCGGAACAATTTTCGGTGTATTCGTTATTCCTGCACTCTTTATTATTTTTCAGGGGCTGCAAGAGCGAATAAGTAATAAATCGCCATTTGAAGCTGGCATTGAGCGAGAACAAACACCCGAAGAGTACGAATTAGCAGCGGCTAAAAGTAAACACTAA
- a CDS encoding 3-keto-disaccharide hydrolase, giving the protein MSKYALLLIPTFFAVQAMAQDKKTDPANDPKTTEVWEPVPKVVTPGKLPQEAPSDAIVLFDGRNLDAWHSVKDPSKPAGWTIDDGFFTVKKGTGNIETNKKFTDYQLHMEWKIPANISGEGQARGNSGVFLASTGGGDDGYEIQIMDTYNNKTYVNGQTGSVYKQAIPLANANKKPGEWQYYDIIWNAPRFNEDGSVKKPASVTLFLNGVLLQNNYVLKGATRYIGTPEYKKHGAASIKLQDHGDPSPAISFRNIWVREL; this is encoded by the coding sequence ATGAGCAAATACGCACTATTACTGATTCCAACATTTTTTGCCGTACAAGCAATGGCACAAGATAAAAAAACCGATCCTGCAAACGACCCCAAAACAACCGAGGTTTGGGAACCTGTTCCGAAAGTGGTAACACCGGGCAAGCTGCCGCAAGAGGCACCATCAGACGCGATCGTTCTATTTGATGGACGCAATCTGGACGCTTGGCATTCAGTTAAAGATCCATCTAAACCTGCAGGCTGGACGATAGACGATGGTTTTTTTACCGTAAAAAAAGGAACGGGTAACATTGAAACGAATAAAAAATTTACCGATTACCAACTGCACATGGAATGGAAAATTCCTGCAAACATTTCGGGCGAAGGGCAGGCCAGGGGAAACAGCGGCGTATTTTTAGCATCAACAGGCGGTGGCGATGACGGGTATGAAATCCAGATTATGGATACCTACAACAACAAAACCTACGTAAATGGCCAAACAGGAAGCGTGTACAAACAAGCCATCCCATTGGCAAACGCCAACAAGAAACCGGGCGAATGGCAATATTACGATATCATTTGGAATGCGCCACGTTTTAACGAAGATGGCTCAGTTAAGAAACCAGCCAGCGTAACGTTGTTCTTAAACGGCGTATTGTTGCAAAACAATTACGTTTTAAAAGGTGCAACAAGATACATCGGCACGCCAGAATATAAAAAGCACGGTGCTGCATCAATTAAATTGCAAGACCATGGCGACCCAAGTCCGGCAATCAGTTTCAGAAACATTTGGGTAAGAGAGCTGTAA
- the aat gene encoding leucyl/phenylalanyl-tRNA--protein transferase, giving the protein MFFQLLDDDYGFPDPALAENDGLLAIGGDLSMERLLTAYSNGIFPWFSEGDPILWYSPHERCVIYPEKIKISKSMKKLLANGSFKISVNTAFEQVIVSCATTPRKDQNGTWITNEMQSAYINLHQNGYAHSVEVYLNEKLVGGLYGVKINGVFCGESMFSKVSNASKAALIYLSQLNVELIDCQLPNEHLMSMGAEMIDREVYLQILRG; this is encoded by the coding sequence ATGTTTTTTCAGTTGCTTGATGATGATTATGGATTCCCGGATCCCGCACTTGCGGAAAACGATGGGCTGTTGGCGATTGGTGGCGATTTGAGTATGGAAAGGCTGCTCACAGCATACTCAAACGGCATTTTTCCATGGTTTAGCGAAGGAGATCCTATTCTTTGGTATTCGCCGCATGAACGGTGTGTAATTTATCCTGAAAAAATCAAAATCAGTAAAAGCATGAAGAAGCTTTTGGCTAACGGAAGCTTTAAAATTAGTGTAAATACGGCTTTTGAACAAGTGATTGTTAGTTGCGCTACAACGCCCAGAAAAGATCAGAACGGCACCTGGATAACGAACGAAATGCAAAGTGCTTACATCAACTTACACCAAAACGGTTATGCGCACAGCGTGGAGGTTTATCTAAACGAAAAATTAGTTGGTGGACTTTATGGCGTAAAAATAAATGGGGTATTCTGTGGCGAAAGCATGTTTAGTAAGGTGAGCAATGCATCAAAAGCAGCCCTGATTTATTTAAGCCAGTTAAATGTTGAATTAATAGATTGCCAGCTACCTAACGAACATTTGATGAGCATGGGCGCAGAAATGATAGACAGAGAAGTATACCTGCAAATTTTAAGAGGCTAG